A part of Rhipicephalus microplus isolate Deutch F79 chromosome 8, USDA_Rmic, whole genome shotgun sequence genomic DNA contains:
- the LOC142769163 gene encoding uncharacterized protein LOC142769163 translates to MLNATTKDATQTVEAEPEATMLDSRLAHLMEARNSLIRRWKRQRHNRKLRKRIAQLNRDIEHHSAVLCRQQWHAVCQEADGQLHKGKTWRPLRHLLNDQTTKGAQHYMLNKTIHKAVKEMGEAEVQRRLDAKYLPVTPTHPLPSYEGATSEKLDADIEEWEVRAVLQTINCKSASGPDHVTYKALRNLNDMAIEALNKYYNQCWRTGKLPQQWKTAKTVLIPKLGKPPSIDNLRPISLTSCVGKVLEHVLLNRWQRYLEESNIYPHTMLGFRAKLCTQDAMLLLKNEIVDRHFPTLDNRAVLGLDLQGAFDNVHHSVVLRQVSHFNMGERTFAYIKDFLTNRTTRLVAGELQLPLKQLGSTGTPQGSVISPLLFNLVMIGVARRLERVRNIKYTIYVDDITLWSTGGSDSQIEAALQEAVAAVEEYLRPTGLKCSPTKSELLVISPRSARRPTTQNINVVTQDGTPIPHVQTLRVLGLHLQDLNRNNVTVQKLHAKLSLATRLLKKVATRYQGMREDSLLRLTQSFAVSHISYVASSHNWKAAEKIKIDAMFRKAYKTALGLYPHTNTKRMLALGVHNTLEEIAEAQRTSQYHRLSQTRTGRTILQRIGINAPATTPEVAKQLPRDVLQRLKVPPLPKHMYPQEHQERRTARAMALTKGPANDSRAYYVDVAKYPHRPNTYAAAVIAADTGVLTTSGSIRCKSPTQAEEFAIALALAIPDCRTVLSDSKTAIANFATNNVHGTTARVCSTIARPETNITVKWFPAHAGELDVGPNRNEEADTEAHALTSRGSLSTHSSEPQRPDAEDGEYFITTYADVLQWYRTSRRLYPPPHRDLQRREAATLPQLQVQAIWTPVWAKHVCPEVYTTDVCQHCKKARATQRHLLWDCASPPVTKK, encoded by the coding sequence ATGTTGAACGCCACGACCAAAGACGCCACTCAGACGGTAGAAGCGGAGCCGGAGGCTACGATGCTGGACAGCAGACTAGCGCACCTCATGGAAGCCCGCAACTCGCTGATACGGCGCTGGAAACGTCAACGCCACAACAGAAAGCTACGCAAACGTATAGCACAACTCAACAGAGACATCGAGCATCACAGCGCAGTCCTCTGCAGACAGCAGTGGCACGCGGTGTGTCAAGAAGCGGACGGTCAACTACACAAAGGCAAGACGTGGCGCCCGCTACGCCACTTGCTCAACGATCAGACAACCAAGGGAGCTCAGCATTACATGCTGAACAAGACAATTCACAAAGCCGTCAAAGAAATGGGAGAGGCTGAGGTGCAACGACGCCTCGACGCCAAGTATCTCCCCGTAACACCAACGCACCCACTCCCCAGCTACGAAGGGGCAACCAGCGAGAAACTAGAtgccgacatcgaagaatggGAAGTGCGAGCGGTTCTACAAACAATCAACTGTAAATCAGCATCCGGACCGGACCACGTCACCTACAAGGCATTGAGGAACTTGAACGACATGGCAATCGAAGCCCTCAACAAGTACTACAACCAGTGCTGGCGGACGGGCAAGCTACCGCAACAATGGAAGACCGCGAAAACGGTCCTGATCCCCAAACTGGGCAAACCACCCAGCATAGACAACCtgagacccatctctctaacgtcgtgcgtgggcaaggtgcTTGAACACGTCCTACTCAACAGATGGCAACGTTATTTGGAAGAATCCAACATATATCCACATACAATGCTGGGGTTCCGGGCCAAACTGTGTACCCAGGACGCCATGCTGTTGCTCAAGAATGAAATCGTGGATAGACACTTTCCCACGTTGGATAACAGAGCGGTGCTCGGACTGGATCTCcagggagcattcgacaacgtacaCCACTCGGTCGTCCTTCGGCAGGTGTCCCACTTCAACATGGGGGAGAGGACGTTCGCTTACATCAAAGATTTCCTGACCAACCGCACCACGCGGCTTGTGGCAGGGGAACTACAACTACCGCTCAAGCAGCTGGGGAGCACGgggacaccacagggctcggtgatCTCCCCTCTGTTGTTCAACCTTGTCATGATAGGCGTTGCAAGAAGATTGGAACGCGTTAGAAACATCAAGTACACGATCTACGTAGACGACATCACGCTGTGGTCAACGGGAGGAAGCGACAGCCAGATCGAGGCAGCCCTCCAAGAAGCCGTCGCCGCCGTAGAAGAATACCTACGACCCACCGGACTCAAATGTTcaccaaccaagtcggaactgctAGTGATCTCACCGCGAAGTGCGCGACGCCCGACAACGCAGAACATCAACGTTGTAACCCAAGACGGAACGCCGATACCGCACGTGCAGACACTCCGAGTTTTGGGGCTGCACCTCCAGGACTTGAACCGCAACAACGTGACGGTACAGAAGCTCCACGCAAAGCTCTCGCTGGCCACCCGCCTACTCAAGAAGGTGGCCACGCGGTACCAGGGCATGCGAGAAGACAGTCTACTACGACTCACccagtcgtttgcagtcagcCACATCTCTTACGTAGCGTCGTCCCACAATTGGAAAGCGGCGGAGAAGATCAAGATTGACGCGATGTTCAGAAAGGCGTACAAGACGGCCCTGGGCTTATACCCCCACACCAACACAAAACGCATGCTCGCGTTGGGCGttcacaacacgctggaagaaatcGCCGAAGCCCAGCGAACGTCGCAGTATCACCGCCTGTCCCAGACCAGGACGGGAAGAACGATACTACAGCGCATCGGAATCAACGCGCCAGCGACGACTCCGGAGGTAGCAAAGCAGCTACCCCGAGACGTTCTCCAAAGACTGAAGGTTCCACCCTTACCGAAGCACATGTATCCACAAGAGcaccaagaaagaagaacggCGAGAGCCATGGCCCTCACAAAAGGTCCCGCCAACGATTCGCgcgcgtactacgtggacgtggcgaagtatccccaccggccaaacacgtacgcagcagcagtcatcgcagcagacactggagtactcacaacgtcgggaagcatacggtgcaagtcgcccacgcaagccgaagagtttgcaatcgcactggcactagcgatcccggattgccgcacggtcctcagcgactcgaagacggcaatagccaactttgctacaaacaacgtccatggaaccactgcaagagtatgttcaactatagcaagaccggaaaccaacattaccgtcaagtggttccctgcgcacgccggggagctggacgtgggcccgaaccgcaacgaggaggcagatacggaggcacacgcgctaactagccgtgggtctctgtcaacgcattcctcggagccgcaacgacccgatgccgaagacggagagtatttcatcacaacctacgccgacgttctgcagtggtacagaacgagcagacgcctctacccaccacctcaccgagacctacaacgcagagaagcagccacactaccgcagctgcaagtacaagcaatatggacccccgtctgggcaaagcacgtttgcccggaggtttacaccactgatgtatgccaacactgcaagaaggcgcgagccacccagagacacctcctttgggactgtgcaTCACCGccggtaaccaagaagtaa
- the LOC142769164 gene encoding uncharacterized protein LOC142769164, which yields MASASSQLNAVSHNRFAALATEDMDFCAGGNDTTTTDTINDQEVLRSTGRTAVAVCGNDLHPSDIAGWKISGKQVSQRLNKPQLNEVTQSNKPTPQFSEAQAKRMVARITKASRMPLNLPREEQKIVIRPRGGLFLAKLEADIAMSAVITAANVPKTTAKADTICINPTQNIIVISTPDEERARYYASVRSLYIGGRSYETHAYCTAPHGTVKGVIRGIAVENTAEDLHENIVNQANPQALEAHRIGNTTSIVILFAGTKVPNYIKYGSIIVKCGLYRQHHNVCKTCGKIGHRADVCPTPETKICFACGAPNPTADHVARCKPRCKLCNGAHAMGTEGCTNKYKVPFVVTQRRWKRRNAASAFSSQDFPQLPPRKQNEAHLSKRGRSRSRKRDKSRRQSASCGRSTDGKRSENMNYNRNQQRPGNVINGAQAINPQAANHNPLNHVAEAKDNTIQSLRNENEQLKRCIAEQRAQMQEMNAKLNQLINAQQQQQQQQVTPPPPLSPPQSQPRPPTPKENNTNSAMEVQVPVTTEANSAEPETIDVARTSEPAPKKRALEYARERRVNARLDSLEECQDRLEQTMKANYETLSQVIKATNDRLDATNARLDTLVTPVHGMQSTIQGIQTKLDALIHALTASGLIPQQAFTQPQ from the coding sequence ATGGCCTCGGCCTCATCGCAGCTCAACGCCGTTTCCCACAACCGTTTCGCGGCCCTTGCTACGGAAGACATGGACTTTTGTGCTGGCGGCAACGACACTACGACCACCGACACGATCAACGACCAAGAGGTGCTACGCAGCACCGGCCGCACCGCAGTCGCGGTGTGCGGCAATGACTTACACCCAAGCGACATCGCGGGATGGAAAATCTCCGGAAAACAAGTAAGCCAACGACTTAATAAGCCCCAGCTTAACGAAGTTACCCAAAGCAACAAGCCAACTCCGCAATTTAGTGAAGCTCAAGCAAAACGCATGGTAGCGAGAATTACTAAAGCGTCCCGCATGCCACTGAATTTGCCGCGGGAAGAGCAGAAGATTGTAATACGACCGAGAGGAGGGCTATTCCTAGCAAAACTGGAAGCTGACATCGCAATGTCCGCAGTCATAACGGCAGCCAACGTTCCCAAGACCACAGCGAAAGCAGATACGATCTGTATTAATCCCACGCAGAACATCATCGTGATCAGCACGCCCGATGAAGAACGAGCACGTTACTACGCAAGCGTACGCTCTCTGTACATTGGGGGCCGTAGCTACGAAACGCATGCCTACTGCACCGCGCCTCACGGCACAGTGAAAGGAGTAATCCGTGGCATCGCAGTAGAGAACACTGCCGAAGATCTGCACGAGAATATCGTTAACCAAGCAAACCCGCAGGCCCTCGAAGCACACAGGATTGGAAACACTACCTCGATCGTCATTTTGTTCGCAGGAACAAAGGTTCCCAACTACATAAAGTATGGCTCCATTATAGTAAAGTGTGGATTATACAGACAACACCACAACGTATGCAAGACATGCGGCAAAATCGGCCATCGAGCCGATGTATGCCCCACGCCGGAAACCAAGATCTGCTTTGCGTGTGGCGCGCCTAACCCGACGGCAGACCACGTGGCGCGGTGCAAGCCACGTTGCAAACTGTGTAACGGAGCCCACGCCATGGGCACGGAAGGCTGTACGAACAAGTACAAGGTGCCCTTCGTAGTTACTCAGCGCAGATGGAAGCGCAGAAACGCGGCGTCAGCGTTTTCGTCGCAAGACTTCCCGCAGCTGCCACCGCGAAAACAGAACGAAGCGCATCTATCAAAGAGAGGACGCAGCCGCTCGAGGAAGCGGGACAAAAGCAGGAGACAATCGGCGAGCTGCGGCAGAAGCACCGACGGCAAGCGCAGCGAAAACATGAATTACAACCGCAACCAGCAGCGACCGGGCAATGTGATAAATGGGGCCCAAGCAATCAACCCGCAAGCGGCGAACCACAATCCGCTCAACCACGTAGCTGAAGCAAAGGACAACACCATCCAGTCACTACGCAATGAAAATGAGCAGCTCAAGCGATGCATCGCTGAACAGAGAGCTCAAATGCAAGAGATGAACGCTAAGTTGAACCAACTCATCaacgcacagcagcagcagcagcaacaacaggtgACTCCGCCACCGCCACTGTCGCCACCGCAGAGTCAACCAAGACCCCCAACGCCAAAGGAAAACAACACAAACTCAGCCATGGAGGTACAAGTCCCAGTTACTACGGAAGCTAACAGCGCAGAACCCGAAACGATCGACGTTGCTAGGACAAGCGAACCGGCACCCAAGAAGCGAGCGCTcgaatacgcacgtgaacgaagaGTCAACGCTAGGCTGGACAGCCTAGAAGAATGTCAAGATCGACTAGAACAGACCATGAAAGCCAACTACGAAACCCTGAGCCAAGTCATCAAAGCTACTAACGATCGCCTCGATGCTACCAACGCACGCCTCGACACATTGGTGACACCCGTACATGGCATGCAGTCTACCATACAAGGAATACAGACTAAGTTGGATGCACTAATACACGCGCTGACGGCGTCAGGACTAATCCCCCAACAGGCCTTCACCCAACCGCAATAA